A genomic region of Aspergillus oryzae RIB40 DNA, chromosome 1 contains the following coding sequences:
- the wetA gene encoding developmental regulatory protein WetA (predicted protein), with protein MFAQPFDHSFNNDDLFSQYVNIDGSSTDGNKDVSFPSDFDQFFSLDSLSSNCGEQSPIISTSKQQTHPSPQWAKDFWSLPPDAPSSLGQAPLAFQDTVHPSAVSDLNVNLEASSTTCPAETRSSPTTPPGTPRRKPKSALVTPKSIQRHREPNGRRGLQHKQSFSPSLTRPSQFQKGRMAYQEAWAHRLQNLNFLRSADDRFPLSPPPSDILPQQENIAADNSAVHIHHSGDSTEMHHHFDTSIFTPSPAISMPSPCTGVLSRQQARYLNHSNNSTVTSSPPSADDIFPSPHSSDPQSMSSWHSDALGTPGLFTPDLQSHDAQAWWPPMNARVPQRQPSYQQVVASPPPQQPIQNTTHQHDLANSQHDILQGGLMIQMDPSAYDMTATANSSFSSTTMAPTASSCQENHTYSHVPTAHAKYVDASSFATPQLHPQSRSPSLSPRADRSPKNGLAMHHSITMKAQRRQPGRKISSNSMNVPKPVKGLNGSGSPKGAKSVTVSFVNFTLNDSQKILTGVAPSGSSKTKARREQEARDRRRRISEAALNAVRKAGGDVEALEAVMF; from the coding sequence ATGTTTGCACAACCTTTCGACCACTCGTTCAACAACGATGATTTATTCAGTCAGTACGTCAATATTGATGGCTCGAGTACCGACGGCAACAAAGACGTTTCATTCCCTAGCGACTTTGATCAATTCTTTTCGCTGGACTCATTGTCAAGTAATTGTGGCGAGCAGTCacccatcatctccacctccaaacaacaaacccATCCTTCACCACAGTGGGCGAAGGATTTCTGGAGCCTACCGCCAGACGCACCCTCATCTCTCGGCCAAGCCCCCCTTGCATTTCAAGACACCGTTCATCCCTCTGCTGTTTCAGATCTAAACGTCAACCTTGAAGCTTCTTCGACGACTTGCCCTGCAGAGACCCGCTCTTCGCCGACAACTCCCCCGGGAACTCCACGCCGTAAACCAAAAAGTGCATTAGTCACTCCGAAGTCTATCCAACGTCACCGCGAACCTAATGGTCGCCGTGGTTTGCAGCACAAACAAAGCTTCTCCCCCAGCCTGACACGTCCTTCTCAATTccagaaaggaagaatggcgTATCAAGAAGCTTGGGCGCACCGACTTCAGAACTTGAATTTCCTCCGTAGTGCTGATGATCGATTCCCACTGTCGCCGCCACCGTCAGATATCCTGCCACAGCAAGAGAACATAGCGGCCGACAACAGCGCCGTACACATCCATCATTCGGGAGACTCCACCGAGATGCATCATCACTTTGACACTAGCATTTTCACCCCATCTCCCGCGATATCCATGCCATCGCCATGTACGGGAGTGTTATCAAGACAACAAGCCCGGTATTTAAACCACTCCAATAACTCCACTGTGACTTCGAGTCCCCCTTCAGCAGACGACatctttccctccccgcaTTCCTCGGATCCCCAGTCCATGTCATCCTGGCATTCCGATGCGCTCGGTACTCCCGGGCTGTTCACGCCTGATCTTCAGAGCCACGATGCTCAGGCCTGGTGGCCACCCATGAATGCTCGGGTGCCCCAACGCCAACCTTCCTATCAACAAGTAGTCGCGTCGCCCCCTCCACAGCAGCCGATCCAGAACACCACCCATCAGCATGACTTGGCCAATAGTCAACATGACATCCTGCAAGGGGGTCTTATGATCCAGATGGATCCATCTGCGTATGACATGACCGCCACCGCCAATTCATCATTTTCCTCAACGACCATGGCTCCGACGGCGTCTAGTTGTCAGGAGAACCACACTTATAGCCACGTGCCTACCGCTCACGCTAAATATGTTGACGCATCTTCCTTTGCAACTCCCCAGCTTCATCCTCAATCGCGGTCACCATCTCTGTCTCCGCGAGCAGATCGATCCCCCAAGAACGGATTAGCCATGCATCACAGCATCACCATGAAAGCTCAGCGCCGTCAGCCCGGCCGGAAGATTTCCTCCAACTCAATGAATGTCCCCAAACCCGTCAAGGGCCTTAATGGATCGGGGAGCCCCAAGGGAGCCAAGTCGGTAACTGTTTCATTTGTAAACTTTACGCTAAATGACAGTCAAAAAATTCTCACAGGAGTTGCCCCCAGTGGCAGCTCCAAAACCAAAGCGCGACGGGAGCAAGAGGCCCGTGACCGGCGTCGCAGGATTAGCGAAGCCGCACTTAATGCAGTACGGAAAGCCGGTGGAGATGTGGAGGCCCTCGAGGCTGTAATGTTTTGA